One Burkholderia gladioli genomic window, AACGGGAAGAAGGCGTCCGAGGCGACCGCCGAGCCGGCCAGCGTGAGGCCCGCGTTCTGCGCCTTGATGCCGGCGATGCGCGCCGAGTCGACGCGGCTCATCTGGCCGGCGCCGACGCCGAGCGTCATGCCGTTGCCGCAGAACACGATCGCGTTCGACTTGACGAACTTGGCCACGCGCCAGGCGAACAGCAGGTCGCCGAGTTCCTTCGGGGTCGGCTGGCGCTTGGTGACCACGCGCAGTTCGTCGGGCTGCACGTTGCGCGAGTCGAGCGACTGCACCAGCAGGCCGCCGCCGACGCGCTTCAGGTCGAAGGCGTTGAAGCCGTCGCCCAGCGCAATCTCGAGCAGGCGCACGTTCTGCTTGGCGGCGAACACCTGGCGCGCCGCGGCCGAGAAGGACGGCGCGATCAGCACTTCGACGAACTGCTTGGCCACCGCCTGCGCGGCCGCTTCGTCCACTTCGCGGTTGAACGCGATGATGCCGCCGAAGGCCGAGGTCGGATCGGTCTGGAAGGCCTTGGCATAGGCCTCGGCCGCGTCCACGCCGAGCGCCACGCCGCACGGGTTGGCGTGCTTGACGATCACGCAGGCCGGGGCATCGAAGGTCTTCACGCATTCCCAGGCCGCGTCGGAGTCGGCGATGTTGTTGTAGGACAGCTCCTTGCCCTGCAACTGGCTGTAGTTCGCCAGCGACCCGGCCGGCGCGGCCAGGTCACGGTAGAACGCGGCGCTCTGATGCGGGTTCTCGCCGTAGCGCAGGTCCTGCACCTTGTCGAAGGCCAGGTTCAGCGTGGCCGGGTAGGGCTGGCGCGTGGCGTGCTGCAGCTCCTCGGTCAGGCTGGTCAGGTAGTTGGTGATCGCGCCGTCGTATTGCGCGGTATGCGCGAACACTTTGGTGGCGAGACGGAAGTTGGTCGGGTAGCCGACCGTGTTGCCGTTGGCCTTCATCTCGTCGAGCACCACGGCGTAGTCGGCCGGGTCGACGATTACCGTCACGTCGCGATGGTTCTTCGCGGCCGAGCGCAGCATGGTCGGGCCGCCGATGTCGATGTTCTCGATCGCGTCGGCCAGCGTGCAGTCGTCCTTGGCGATGGTCGCGACGAACGGGTACAGGTTCACCACCAGCAGGTCGATGGTCGGGATGCCGTGCGCGTCGAGCGCCTGCATGTGCTCGGGCAGGTCGCGGCGCGCCAGGATCCCGCCGTGCACCTTCGGGTGCAGCGTCTTCACGCGCCCGTCGAGCATTTCGGGGAAGCCGGTGTAGTCGGCCACTTCGGTCACCGGGAGGCCCGCCTCGGCGAGCAGTTTCGCGGTGCCGCCCGTCGACAGCAGCTTGACGCCCTGCTGCGAGAGGGCCGTCGCGAATTCGACGATGCCGGTTTTATCCGAAACGGAGAGGAGCGCTTGCTTGATCATGATGGGGAGCACCAGTAGCCAATAGCCAGGAAAACGGGAACGAAGCGGCCGCGCGAGCGAGCCCGCCGGACTACAGCAGCCCGTGCTGCTGCAGCTTCTTGCGCAAGGTGTTGCGGTTGATGCCGAGGTACTCGGCGGCGAGCGACTGGTTGCCGCCCGCCTGTTCGAGCACCACCTCGAGCATCGGCTTCTCGACGCAGGACATCACCATGTCGTAGACGTCATGCGGATTGGAGCCGTCGAGATCCCGGAAATACACGTCCAGGCTGTCGCGGACACATTGTTCGATGTTGTGCTTGCTCATGCTGCTATTGAATAGGGTCGGTTGCGCTGTCCTCGTCGTCGACATAGACGAGATGATCGGACTGGGCGCGCTGCGCGTCGAAGTAGTCGTTGACGGCGGCAAGCTGTTCGCGTGTGGTATCGAGCGTGTTCATCCGGTGCCGGAATGCGTTGGCGCCCGAAAGGCCGCGAGTGTACCAGCCGATGTGCTTGCGCGCAGTACGTACGCCGGTAAATTCACCGTAGAACGCGTAGTGATCCTCGAGGTGCTCGTTGAGCAGTTGCTGGATCTCGTCGACGCTCGGCGCCGGCAGGGTTTCGCCGGTTTGCAGGAAATGATCGATTTCGCGGAACAACCAGGGCCGGCCTTGCGCGGCGCGACCGATCATCAGCGCGTCGGCGCCGGTGGCGTCGAGCACGGCGCGTGCCTTGCGCGGCGAGGTGATGTCGCCGTTGGCGACCACCGGGATCTTCACCGAGGCCTTCACGGCGGCGATGGTCTCGTATTCGGCCTCGCCGCGGTAGAGGTCGGCGCGGGTGCGGCCGTGCACGGTCAGCATCGAGATGCCGGCCTCCTCGGCCAGGCGCGCGATGGTCAGCGCGTTCTTGTGGTCGCGGTCCCAGCCGGTGCGGATCTT contains:
- the purH gene encoding bifunctional phosphoribosylaminoimidazolecarboxamide formyltransferase/IMP cyclohydrolase translates to MIKQALLSVSDKTGIVEFATALSQQGVKLLSTGGTAKLLAEAGLPVTEVADYTGFPEMLDGRVKTLHPKVHGGILARRDLPEHMQALDAHGIPTIDLLVVNLYPFVATIAKDDCTLADAIENIDIGGPTMLRSAAKNHRDVTVIVDPADYAVVLDEMKANGNTVGYPTNFRLATKVFAHTAQYDGAITNYLTSLTEELQHATRQPYPATLNLAFDKVQDLRYGENPHQSAAFYRDLAAPAGSLANYSQLQGKELSYNNIADSDAAWECVKTFDAPACVIVKHANPCGVALGVDAAEAYAKAFQTDPTSAFGGIIAFNREVDEAAAQAVAKQFVEVLIAPSFSAAARQVFAAKQNVRLLEIALGDGFNAFDLKRVGGGLLVQSLDSRNVQPDELRVVTKRQPTPKELGDLLFAWRVAKFVKSNAIVFCGNGMTLGVGAGQMSRVDSARIAGIKAQNAGLTLAGSAVASDAFFPFRDGLDVVVAAGATAVIHPGGSMRDDEVIAAADEHGIAMVLTGIRHFRH
- a CDS encoding Fis family transcriptional regulator, with amino-acid sequence MSKHNIEQCVRDSLDVYFRDLDGSNPHDVYDMVMSCVEKPMLEVVLEQAGGNQSLAAEYLGINRNTLRKKLQQHGLL
- the dusB gene encoding tRNA dihydrouridine synthase DusB; translation: MPVLGSHVLRNNLFVAPMAGVTDRPFRQLCKRLGAGYAVSEMVASNAQLWKSEKTMRRANHAGEVEPIAVQIAGADPAMMAEAARYNVANGAQIIDINMGCPAKKVCNVAAGSALLQNEPLVVRIVSAVVAAVGSGPDAVPVTLKIRTGWDRDHKNALTIARLAEEAGISMLTVHGRTRADLYRGEAEYETIAAVKASVKIPVVANGDITSPRKARAVLDATGADALMIGRAAQGRPWLFREIDHFLQTGETLPAPSVDEIQQLLNEHLEDHYAFYGEFTGVRTARKHIGWYTRGLSGANAFRHRMNTLDTTREQLAAVNDYFDAQRAQSDHLVYVDDEDSATDPIQ